One stretch of Zingiber officinale cultivar Zhangliang chromosome 6B, Zo_v1.1, whole genome shotgun sequence DNA includes these proteins:
- the LOC121992230 gene encoding N-terminal acetyltransferase A complex catalytic subunit NAA10-like: protein MVCIRQATVNDLLAMQACNLLCLPENYQMKYYLYHILSWPQLLFVAEDYDGRIVGYVLAKMEEDASEPCHGHITSLAVLRTHRKLGLATKLMTAAQNAMESVFGAEYVSLHVRRSNRAAFTLYTSSLSYRIHDVEAKYYADGEDAYDMRKQLKGRPHGHSHSHGHHHHHHGGCCSGESKAASFVDVSVAVDPAAGASGSNSLASVPASAAGE, encoded by the coding sequence atggTGTGCATTCGACAGGCAACCGTAAATGATCTGCTAGCAATGCAGGCATGCAACCTGCTATGCCTACCGGAGAACTACCAGATGAAGTACTACCTTTATCACATCCTCTCCTGGCCTCAGCTCCTCTTTGTTGCAGAGGACTATGATGGACGCATTGTCGGATACGTCCTCGCCAAGATGGAGGAGGATGCTTCGGAGCCTTGCCACGGCCACATCACCTCTCTCGCTGTTCTTCGCACCCACCGTAAGCTTGGTCTTGCCACCAAGCTCATGACTGCTGCCCAGAATGCCATGGAGTCTGTTTTTGGGGCTGAGTATGTGTCTCTTCATGTCCGTCGCAGCAACCGTGCTGCCTTCACTCTCTACACCTCCAGCCTCAGTTATCGCATCCATGATGTGGAGGCCAAGTACTATGCTGATGGGGAGGATGCCTATGACATGAGAAAACAGCTGAAGGGGCGTCCGCATGGCCATAGCCACAGCCATGGCCACCATCACCACCACCATGGAGGCTGCTGCTCAGGGGAGTCTAAGGCTGCATCTTTTGTAGATGTCAGTGTAGCAGTTGATCCAGCTGCTGGCGCATCTGGCTCCAATTCATTAGCTTCAGTTCCAGCTTCAGCTGCTGGGGAGTGA